Within the Metasolibacillus fluoroglycofenilyticus genome, the region CGGGTATATGTTTTGTTATAGCTTATTTAATACTTCATAAAGTCTTATTGAAAAAAGTTTATCATCCGACAAATAGTATTCCAACTTCTGAGGCTGTAAAACCAGAAGCTACCGATTCTTTAGGAAAAACATTTGTAAAATCAATTCCTGCTTTATTTATGCCATTTATCGTACTAGGTGGTATTTATAGCGGTATTTTTACACCGACAGAAGCGGCAGCAGTAGCTTGTTTATACGGATTAGTTTTAGCTATTGTAACTAAAAAACTACCAATTAAAAAAGTATTCCAGCCTTTTAAATTAGCAGCGATTTCTTCAGCGGCTATTTTAGGAATTATAGCTTTCAGTAATTTATTCAATTACATGATTACTTTAGAGCAAATTCCGCAAATGATTACAGAGCTAGCTATTGATATTACAGATAATAAATATGTATTTATTTTCATTATGATTGTTATTTTGTTCATTGTAGGTATGTTTATGGAAACGAATGCAGCGGTATTATTAATGGCCGTTCTATTAGCACCTGCAGCGATAACATTTGATATTAATCCAATTCATTTTGGAATTATTTTAGTAACGACAATTGAAATTGGCTTATTAACCCCTCCTTTAGCAGCCAATGTTTTCGTTTCTGCGAAAGTGAATAATTGCTCTGTTATGGAGATGATTCCTAACACATGGAAATTCCTTTTAATTTCAGTAGTTGTTTTATTTATTGTGGCATATGTGCCGTTTTTAACAACGTGGTTCTTATAAAAATAGATAGAGAAGGTGCAAAAGATGAAATCTTATTGGCAATATAAATTTTCAGGCAATATTTTCTTTGGAAAGGAAGCACTAAATGAATTAGAGCATATTTATAAAAAATATGCTCAAAAGAAGACACTTATCATAACTGACCAAGGTATCAAAGCGTCGGGAATTCTTCAAAAATTAGAAGATAAACTTATTTCCTATGCGATACCTTATGAAATTTACGATGAGGCGAAGCCAGAGCCAACTAATTTAGATGTTGAAGAGGTGCTGAAAAGCTATTCTAATAAAGATATTTATGTAGTAATTGGTTTGGGCGGGGGGAGCTGTATTGATTTAGCGAAAATGGTTGCATTTATGCTGAACACCGATCAGCCTCTTGATACTTTTTATCACCACACAATTGATTTTGAGGTTACACCTATTATTGCTATTCCAACAACGGCAGGTACAGGTTCAGAAGTTACCGGTGTTGCAGTAGTAAATGATTTAGATAAGCATCTAAAAGTAGGTATCTCGAGTGAAAAAATTAAACCTCAATTTGCTATTTTAGACCCTCTACTAACATTAGGTATGCCACCAAGGGTAACTGCTTGCTCTGGTATTGATGCATTAGTCCATGCGATAGAGGCATTCACTGCTAAGGATTATTCCAATTTCGCTGAGGACTATGTAGCTGATTTTAGAGGAGCTACGATGATGTCTGATTTATTTGCAGAAAAAGCAATTCAATTAATTACAGGTAGTTTAGAAGAAGCAGTGAAAAACGGTCAAAATTACGAAGCGCGTCATGATATGCTTCTAGGCAGCTTATTGGCTGGTCTAGCCTTTTCAAACGCTGGAACATCAATGGCTCATGCAGCAGCCTATGCAGTTGCTGGTCGTGCACCTTCACCGCATGGAGAAATAACGGGGCTGATGATGCCGTATGCAATCAAATATAATTTTTCATCAAATCTGAGTAAATTCATAGAACTACACAGAATTTGTATTAAAGAATCAAAGGGCTTAGATAAAAATGTCGAGATATTTAATTATTTTATAGACCTATTAAAGAAAATAAATTTACCTACGAAATTGCAGGAAATAGGCGTATTGCGAGATGACCTACCTGCAATGGCGAAAGAAACAATGGGAATTACAAGATTGATGAATATTAATCCTAGACAAATGGATGAGAAGGATTTATTAGCTGTTTTTGAAATGGCATTTGACTAATTTAGGAGGATATTATGAAAAAATATGCTGGTATTTTTATTAACAATGAATTTGTAGAAACAGAAAATTACAAAAGAATTATTAGTCCGATGAATGGTCAAGAATGGGCAGAGGTTCCATATGCTTCTGAACAAGAAACAGAGCTAGCAATTAAAGCTGCACGAACTGCATTTGAAAAGTGGAAGGATACTGAATTAGTAGAAGTGAGTAGGCTGCTAAGAAAGCTAGGAGACCTTGTTTTAGAAAATAAGGAAGAGCTATCTAAAATTGAATGTATGGGTAATGGAAAGCTATATAGCGAGCTAGTGAATAATGAAATTCCTATGGTAGCTGAATGGCTCTATTATTATTCGGGAATTACAGGGCAATTGCGCGGCGAATATGTTGAAGTTAGCAAAAACGTTTTTAGTTATATAAAGAAAGAGCCGATAGGGGTAATCGGAGCCATCGTGCCATGGAATTCTCCATTATTAATGTTGGCATGGAAAATTGGACCTGCATTAGCGGCACGCAATACCGTTGTTTTAAAACCAGCAATTGATACATCGGCATCTGCTTTATTATTTGCTAATTTAATTGTAGAGGCGGGGTTCCCACCGGGAGTTATAAATATAGTAACTGGGGACCTTGACGTTGCAAAGACGCTTTCTTCACATAGAGAAATTGATAAAATTGCATTTACTGGTTCAACAAACACAGCAGTTCACATTTCTAAACAAGCAAGCGATACATTAAAAAAGGTTACTTTTGAATTGGGTGGAAAAGCACCACATATTATTTTTGCGGATGCAGATATTGAAAAGGCTACTAATGCTGCTGTACGAGGTATTTTTATTAATGCTGGGCAGACGTGTGCAGCCGGCTCTCGAGTGTTTATTGAAGCCTCAATTTATGAAGAGTGCCTCAAGAAAATTGTCGAAAAAACAAAGCAGCTAACAGTTGGAAATCCATTTGATGAAAATGCCAAAATGGGCCCTATTGCAAATAAATTACAGCTCGAAAAGTTACATGATTTTATCGAGAAAACAAAGCAAGATGGTGGACAAATAGCCTATGGTGGCGAGCAATTAAAAATTGATGGTCACGAGGAAGGTTATTATTTTTCCCCAACGATTGTAACGAATATAAATAACGACTCTTATTTATGTCAGGAAGAAGTGTTTGGTCCTATTTTAGCCGTTTTGCCATTTGAAACAGAAGAGCAAGTGGTAGAAATGGCGAATGAAACGAAATATGGGTTAACGGCAGGGCTATGGTCTACAAATATTTCGAAGGCACATCGCATCGCAGGGCAATTACAAAGTGGAACCGTTTGGATAAATAATTATAGAAAAATTCATTGGAGCGTACCTTATGGTGGCTACAAAATGAGTGGAATTGGACGCGAAAACGGTACAGAAGCAATCAACGAATATATTGAAATAAAAACAATAATGGTAGATATAACAGAATAGGGCGGTGCTACAATGATTCCTAAATATTCAAAGGCGGCGGTATTAAGAAAATTTGGAGAAGACCTTCAAATAGAGGATGTGCAAATTCCAGAGGAAATCGAAGAAAATGCAATATTAGTAAAAAATAAAATTTCCTCAATTTGTGGGACAGACGTTCATTTATGGCAAGGTGAATTAAATTTAAAGGTGGATTTACCAGTCATTCTTGGTCATGAAATGGTCGGAGAAATTATTAAGTTAGGTGCCGGCGTCGAAGTAGATTCACTTGGAACTGAATTGAAGGTTGGAGATAGAGTAATTTGGGCGCATGGAGATTGTGGCAATTGTTATTACTGTACAGTTGAAAAAAAGCCAACGCTTTGTACACATCGGAGACAATATATGTATGAAACAATGGAAAAATATCCGTATTTAATGGGTGGATTCAGTGAATATGGTTATATCTTACCTAGTTCGGGGCGAGTAAAAGTGCCAGCGGGCGTAAGTTCAAAGCTAGCTAGCTTATGTAGCTGTGCATTTCGTTCTGTCATGAACAGCTTCAATCAATTAGGAAAAATCAATTCAGAGGACAATATAATAATTCAGGGGACAGGTCCTCTAGGTTTATTAGCGATTTGTGTTGCTAAAAAGGCTGGAGCAAAAAATGTCATTGCCATTGGTGGACCGAAAGAACGTTTAGAGCTAGCTAAGGACATGGGTGCTGACTATATTATCGATATTGCAGAAATACAAACAATCCAGCAACGTCAGGCTAAAATTAATGAAATAACAAATCAGCTAGGTGCGGATATTGTAATGGAATACTCCGGGTTTCCTGAGGCTGTGGAAGAGGGGCTTCAATATATAAGGAAAAATGGTAAATATGTAATCGTAGGACAGCTTGGGTCGGGCAAAGTGGAAATTATGCCTTCAATGATTACAGCGAAAAATTTAACATTAATTGGCTCATACTCTGGAGATATTAGCCACTATCATCAGGCACTGTGCTTTATTGAAAAGTATCAGCATGAAGTACCATTTGATAAGCTTATTACAAATGAGTACCAACTGAAGGATATTAATGAAGCCTTAAAAAATATGAAAGCATTTAAAGAGATTAAGCCACTCGTTATATTAGATTAAGGAGGGTTTGTTAATGATGCCTTTACAAAATATAAAAGTTGTTTCATTGGAGCACGCAGTAGCAGCCCCATTTGCGAGTAGACAATTAGCTGATTTAGGTGCGGAAATTATTAAAATTGAAAAGCCTGTTACAGGAGATTTCGCACGACATTATGACCAAACTGCAAATGGGATGTCTAGCAATTTTGTGTGGTTAAATAGAGGGAAGAAATCTGTTGAGTTAGATTTGAAGGATAAAAAAAACATCCTATTGTTACACGCTATTTTAAAGGATTCGGATGTATTACTAAATAATTTAGGACCCGGTGTGTTAGACCGTTTAGGGTTAAATGTGCA harbors:
- a CDS encoding iron-containing alcohol dehydrogenase encodes the protein MKSYWQYKFSGNIFFGKEALNELEHIYKKYAQKKTLIITDQGIKASGILQKLEDKLISYAIPYEIYDEAKPEPTNLDVEEVLKSYSNKDIYVVIGLGGGSCIDLAKMVAFMLNTDQPLDTFYHHTIDFEVTPIIAIPTTAGTGSEVTGVAVVNDLDKHLKVGISSEKIKPQFAILDPLLTLGMPPRVTACSGIDALVHAIEAFTAKDYSNFAEDYVADFRGATMMSDLFAEKAIQLITGSLEEAVKNGQNYEARHDMLLGSLLAGLAFSNAGTSMAHAAAYAVAGRAPSPHGEITGLMMPYAIKYNFSSNLSKFIELHRICIKESKGLDKNVEIFNYFIDLLKKINLPTKLQEIGVLRDDLPAMAKETMGITRLMNINPRQMDEKDLLAVFEMAFD
- a CDS encoding aldehyde dehydrogenase; the protein is MKKYAGIFINNEFVETENYKRIISPMNGQEWAEVPYASEQETELAIKAARTAFEKWKDTELVEVSRLLRKLGDLVLENKEELSKIECMGNGKLYSELVNNEIPMVAEWLYYYSGITGQLRGEYVEVSKNVFSYIKKEPIGVIGAIVPWNSPLLMLAWKIGPALAARNTVVLKPAIDTSASALLFANLIVEAGFPPGVINIVTGDLDVAKTLSSHREIDKIAFTGSTNTAVHISKQASDTLKKVTFELGGKAPHIIFADADIEKATNAAVRGIFINAGQTCAAGSRVFIEASIYEECLKKIVEKTKQLTVGNPFDENAKMGPIANKLQLEKLHDFIEKTKQDGGQIAYGGEQLKIDGHEEGYYFSPTIVTNINNDSYLCQEEVFGPILAVLPFETEEQVVEMANETKYGLTAGLWSTNISKAHRIAGQLQSGTVWINNYRKIHWSVPYGGYKMSGIGRENGTEAINEYIEIKTIMVDITE
- a CDS encoding zinc-binding dehydrogenase; its protein translation is MIPKYSKAAVLRKFGEDLQIEDVQIPEEIEENAILVKNKISSICGTDVHLWQGELNLKVDLPVILGHEMVGEIIKLGAGVEVDSLGTELKVGDRVIWAHGDCGNCYYCTVEKKPTLCTHRRQYMYETMEKYPYLMGGFSEYGYILPSSGRVKVPAGVSSKLASLCSCAFRSVMNSFNQLGKINSEDNIIIQGTGPLGLLAICVAKKAGAKNVIAIGGPKERLELAKDMGADYIIDIAEIQTIQQRQAKINEITNQLGADIVMEYSGFPEAVEEGLQYIRKNGKYVIVGQLGSGKVEIMPSMITAKNLTLIGSYSGDISHYHQALCFIEKYQHEVPFDKLITNEYQLKDINEALKNMKAFKEIKPLVILD
- a CDS encoding TRAP transporter large permease translates to MVLIVIILLLLLMIGVPIGLTFALSALIGGEIFNIPSASFASLSNQAVSSFALLAIPLFILAGQIMSQGSIISQLIDLSEKLLKKVYGSLGYVTVLASAFLGAITGSSVATVSAIGSSIGQKMVERGYDRGYTASLIAAAGLLGVFIPPSIPLILYGATVGVSIADLFIASIVPGICFVIAYLILHKVLLKKVYHPTNSIPTSEAVKPEATDSLGKTFVKSIPALFMPFIVLGGIYSGIFTPTEAAAVACLYGLVLAIVTKKLPIKKVFQPFKLAAISSAAILGIIAFSNLFNYMITLEQIPQMITELAIDITDNKYVFIFIMIVILFIVGMFMETNAAVLLMAVLLAPAAITFDINPIHFGIILVTTIEIGLLTPPLAANVFVSAKVNNCSVMEMIPNTWKFLLISVVVLFIVAYVPFLTTWFL